From Lujinxingia vulgaris, a single genomic window includes:
- a CDS encoding PfkB family carbohydrate kinase, translating into MSLLVVGSVAFDSVETPFGKAEEAIGGSAMFFSTSASYFTDVQLVAVIGEDFPQEEVDFLNSRKIDCEGLHRVAGKTFRWEGKYGFDLNEAITLDTQLNVFGDFHPKLPESYRNADIVFLANIDPSLLLVVLEQVKNPRLVVADTMNFWIDGPKRDELERVLSKVDMLVINEGEARKLGGEANVVKAARAIQARGPKHLVIKRGEYGALLFSGEEIFFAPAYPLESVFDPTGAGDTFAGGLLGYLSSCETIGTRELRQATVVGCVMASFCVEDFSLNALRDLNTKAIEERFGLFEQLVGFGPLEPLDA; encoded by the coding sequence ATGAGTCTTTTGGTCGTAGGGTCGGTGGCGTTTGATTCGGTTGAGACGCCTTTTGGTAAGGCAGAAGAAGCCATCGGCGGGTCGGCGATGTTCTTCTCCACCTCCGCCAGTTATTTCACCGACGTGCAGCTCGTCGCGGTGATCGGGGAAGACTTCCCGCAGGAAGAAGTCGACTTTTTAAACTCCCGTAAGATCGACTGTGAGGGGCTTCATCGTGTGGCCGGCAAGACCTTCCGCTGGGAGGGCAAGTACGGCTTCGATCTCAATGAGGCCATCACGCTGGACACGCAGCTCAACGTCTTCGGTGACTTCCACCCGAAGTTGCCCGAGAGCTACCGCAACGCCGATATCGTCTTTTTGGCCAACATCGACCCCAGCCTCCTGCTGGTGGTGCTTGAGCAGGTCAAAAATCCTCGCCTGGTCGTGGCCGATACGATGAACTTCTGGATCGACGGTCCCAAGCGCGACGAGCTCGAGCGGGTCTTGAGTAAGGTCGATATGCTGGTGATCAACGAAGGCGAGGCGCGTAAGCTCGGTGGTGAGGCCAACGTGGTCAAGGCCGCGCGTGCCATTCAGGCCAGGGGGCCGAAGCACCTGGTGATCAAGCGCGGCGAGTACGGCGCGCTGCTTTTCAGCGGCGAAGAGATCTTCTTTGCGCCGGCCTATCCGCTGGAGTCGGTCTTTGATCCGACCGGCGCCGGCGACACCTTCGCGGGGGGCCTGCTGGGCTACCTCTCGAGCTGTGAGACCATTGGTACCAGAGAGCTTCGCCAGGCCACCGTGGTGGGCTGTGTGATGGCGAGCTTCTGTGTGGAAGATTTCAGCCTCAACGCGCTGCGCGATCTGAACACGAAGGCGATTGAAGAGCGTTTTGGGCTTTTTGAGCAGCTTGTCGGGTTTGGTCCGCTGGAGCCGCTGGACGCCTGA
- a CDS encoding ABC transporter substrate-binding protein has product MPRTFKATLALIGVLIVVALLAIISIAQSYQANKKIIEVNRSLGDLNRTTERILSQLESGVAVAGNAGGGAGASNDRYAAAINDPDNLLSPATDQLIAPDAVQGGTLKRLISSDPKGFNWLTENSVDVSEIQSYVHSGFVRQDFNNPDNFVSDLAYMVKVNEENTEYTVSLREGVYWHVPKVDFSNPEFEWLREPREMTAEDAAFYFEMAMNPQVEAGFIKSYVEDIEKVEVVDRYTFKVTWKRPVYHSRTTTLMAYPLPKWLFSRDREGNELPEESIPVEFNTHWSADFPIGTGPYIFDSYTPSGQVVLTKNRDYFGARPPIERIEFHIIKDPEQGFARLLSGQLDFLPKLPEPRYRSEILNAGPNSPFKNGTLEHEIIDAFAYYYVGWNMDKPMFADQKVRLAMTHAFNRQSIIDNVLNGLGELQTGPFYYDHPANDPSIEPIPFDLEKAAALLDEAGWVDTDGDGIRQKNIGGENIDFRFTLTSYNRPTVRSWVTVYREDLRKIGIEMRGDFVEWPLMQRRMDDKQFDAFTGGWGLSWFNDPFQIWHSSQADIPKGSNRVGFRNDEADEIIETLRVTFDTEERMRLLRRFHQIVHEEQPYSFFYAPKESVAWNPRVKNVVFQKIRPQTYSLPWYIDESGE; this is encoded by the coding sequence ATGCCGAGAACATTCAAAGCCACCCTCGCCCTGATCGGAGTCCTGATCGTGGTTGCCCTGCTGGCGATTATCAGCATCGCGCAATCCTACCAGGCCAACAAAAAGATCATTGAAGTCAACCGCAGCCTGGGTGACCTCAATCGCACCACCGAGCGCATCCTCTCCCAGCTGGAGTCGGGTGTGGCTGTGGCCGGCAACGCCGGCGGAGGTGCCGGCGCCTCGAACGACCGTTACGCCGCGGCAATCAACGATCCGGACAACCTGCTCAGCCCGGCCACCGACCAGCTCATCGCCCCCGACGCGGTGCAAGGCGGCACGCTCAAGCGCCTGATCTCCAGCGACCCCAAAGGGTTCAACTGGCTGACCGAGAACTCCGTCGACGTCAGCGAGATCCAGTCCTACGTGCACAGCGGTTTTGTGCGTCAGGACTTCAACAACCCCGACAACTTCGTCTCCGACCTGGCCTACATGGTCAAAGTCAACGAGGAGAACACCGAGTACACCGTCAGCCTGCGTGAAGGCGTCTACTGGCACGTGCCCAAGGTCGACTTCAGCAACCCCGAGTTTGAGTGGCTGCGCGAGCCCCGCGAGATGACCGCCGAAGACGCCGCCTTCTACTTCGAGATGGCGATGAACCCGCAGGTTGAGGCAGGCTTCATCAAGAGCTACGTCGAAGACATCGAGAAGGTCGAAGTTGTTGACCGCTACACCTTCAAGGTCACCTGGAAGCGCCCGGTCTACCACTCCCGTACCACCACGCTGATGGCCTACCCGCTGCCCAAGTGGCTCTTCTCGCGTGACCGCGAGGGCAACGAGCTTCCCGAAGAGAGCATCCCGGTGGAGTTCAACACCCACTGGTCGGCAGACTTCCCGATCGGCACCGGCCCCTACATCTTCGACAGCTACACCCCCAGCGGTCAGGTCGTGCTCACCAAAAATCGTGACTACTTCGGCGCGAGGCCTCCGATTGAGCGCATCGAGTTCCACATCATCAAAGACCCCGAGCAGGGCTTTGCTCGCCTCCTCAGCGGCCAGCTCGACTTTTTGCCCAAGCTTCCCGAGCCCCGCTACCGCAGCGAGATCTTGAACGCCGGTCCCAACAGCCCCTTCAAGAACGGCACGCTTGAGCATGAGATCATCGACGCCTTCGCCTACTACTACGTGGGCTGGAACATGGATAAGCCCATGTTCGCCGACCAGAAGGTGCGCCTGGCGATGACGCATGCCTTCAACCGTCAGAGCATCATCGACAACGTGCTCAACGGCCTGGGCGAGCTGCAGACCGGTCCCTTCTACTACGACCACCCGGCCAACGACCCGAGCATCGAGCCTATCCCCTTCGATCTGGAAAAGGCTGCCGCCCTCCTCGACGAGGCCGGCTGGGTGGACACCGATGGCGATGGCATCCGCCAGAAGAATATCGGTGGCGAGAACATCGACTTCCGCTTCACGCTGACCTCGTACAACCGCCCCACCGTGCGCAGCTGGGTGACCGTCTACCGCGAAGATCTTCGTAAGATCGGCATTGAGATGCGTGGCGACTTCGTGGAGTGGCCGCTGATGCAGCGCCGCATGGATGACAAGCAGTTCGACGCCTTCACCGGCGGCTGGGGCTTGAGCTGGTTCAACGATCCCTTCCAGATCTGGCACTCCAGCCAGGCCGACATTCCCAAGGGCTCCAACCGCGTGGGCTTCCGCAACGACGAGGCCGACGAGATCATTGAGACCCTGCGCGTGACCTTCGACACCGAAGAGCGCATGCGCCTGCTGCGCCGCTTCCACCAGATCGTGCACGAGGAGCAGCCCTACAGCTTCTTCTACGCTCCCAAGGAATCGGTGGCCTGGAACCCGCGCGTCAAGAACGTGGTCTTCCAGAAGATTCGCCCGCAGACCTACTCGCTGCCCTGGTACATCGACGAGTCCGGCGAGTAA
- the ndk gene encoding nucleoside-diphosphate kinase, whose protein sequence is MAIERTLSIIKPDGVEKNVIGKIIARFEEEGLTPVGIRMAHLARHEAEGFYAVHKERPFFGELVEFMTRGPVVVMALEGEDAVAKNREIMGATNPAEAAEGTLRALYATDIGENTVHGSDSAENAAIEIKYFFSDVQLFSRG, encoded by the coding sequence ATGGCGATTGAACGCACCCTGAGCATCATCAAGCCCGACGGCGTGGAAAAGAACGTGATCGGCAAGATCATCGCGCGTTTTGAAGAAGAAGGCCTCACCCCGGTGGGCATCCGCATGGCGCACCTGGCCAGGCACGAAGCCGAAGGCTTCTACGCCGTGCACAAAGAGCGTCCCTTCTTCGGTGAGCTCGTTGAGTTCATGACCCGCGGCCCGGTGGTCGTGATGGCGCTGGAAGGCGAAGATGCCGTGGCCAAGAACCGCGAGATCATGGGCGCCACCAACCCGGCCGAAGCTGCCGAAGGCACCCTGCGCGCGCTCTACGCCACCGATATTGGCGAGAACACCGTGCACGGCTCCGACTCGGCTGAGAACGCCGCGATCGAAATCAAGTACTTCTTCAGCGACGTGCAGCTCTTCTCACGCGGCTGA
- the sucC gene encoding ADP-forming succinate--CoA ligase subunit beta, which produces MNIHEYQAKQIFREYGVTVPQGTPAFSVDEAVKAAEELGGELWVVKAQIHAGGRGKAGGVKLAKSLDEVREIATELLGSTLVTHQTGPEGQVVRRLYIESGVDIARELYLGMVVDRARDGVVLMASTEGGVDIEEVAESHPEKIHKVFIDSLTGMADFQGRQVAFALGLEGKAVFKAVKFMKALYKLFVEKDASIVEINPLVVTGSGDLIALDAKVNFDDNALYRHADVEALRDVSEEDPAELEAKKHGLSYVSLDGNIGCMVNGAGLAMGTMDIISHYGGEPANFLDVGGGATKETVAEAFKIITQDEAVKVIFINIFGGIMKCDVIADGVVNAVQEVGLKVPLVVRLAGTNVDLGKKILEESPFDIVSADSMADGARKAIELTQG; this is translated from the coding sequence ATGAACATCCATGAGTATCAGGCCAAGCAGATCTTTCGCGAGTACGGGGTGACCGTCCCCCAGGGGACCCCGGCGTTTAGCGTCGACGAGGCGGTGAAGGCCGCCGAAGAGCTCGGCGGAGAGCTCTGGGTGGTCAAGGCCCAGATTCACGCCGGCGGTCGCGGCAAGGCCGGCGGCGTCAAGCTCGCTAAGAGCCTCGATGAGGTTCGCGAGATCGCTACCGAGCTGCTCGGCTCGACGCTGGTCACCCACCAGACCGGCCCCGAAGGCCAGGTTGTGCGTCGCCTCTACATTGAGAGTGGCGTGGACATCGCCCGCGAACTCTACCTGGGGATGGTCGTCGACCGCGCCCGCGACGGTGTGGTGCTGATGGCCTCGACCGAAGGCGGCGTCGATATCGAAGAGGTCGCCGAGAGCCATCCCGAGAAGATTCACAAGGTCTTCATCGACTCGCTCACCGGTATGGCCGACTTCCAGGGCCGCCAGGTCGCGTTTGCGCTTGGCCTGGAAGGCAAGGCGGTGTTCAAGGCGGTGAAGTTCATGAAGGCGCTCTACAAGCTCTTTGTGGAGAAAGACGCCTCCATCGTGGAGATCAACCCCCTGGTTGTGACCGGCTCCGGCGACCTCATCGCCCTCGACGCCAAGGTCAACTTCGACGACAACGCCCTCTACCGTCACGCCGACGTTGAGGCGCTGCGCGACGTCTCCGAGGAAGATCCGGCCGAGCTCGAAGCCAAGAAGCACGGCCTGAGCTACGTGAGCCTCGATGGCAACATCGGCTGCATGGTCAACGGCGCCGGCCTGGCGATGGGCACCATGGACATCATCAGCCACTACGGCGGCGAGCCGGCCAACTTCCTGGATGTTGGGGGCGGAGCGACCAAAGAGACCGTCGCCGAAGCCTTCAAGATCATCACCCAGGATGAGGCGGTGAAGGTCATCTTCATCAACATCTTCGGTGGCATCATGAAGTGCGACGTGATCGCCGACGGCGTGGTCAACGCCGTGCAGGAAGTTGGCCTGAAGGTGCCGCTTGTGGTCCGCCTGGCGGGCACCAACGTGGATCTCGGCAAGAAGATCCTCGAAGAGAGCCCCTTCGACATCGTGAGCGCCGACAGCATGGCTGACGGCGCCCGCAAGGCCATTGAGCTGACCCAGGGCTGA
- a CDS encoding ABC transporter permease: MFTYILKRVLLMIPTFTIISLIIFLVLNLAPGDPAAAANPDGTETVSQDARESYRIFKEQFNLDKPILLNTRYNLTIAEVEEQLRVVADFQRPVCPEGAPADASCTPANERPMSADIIAAQEHVENLGNYAVPHLIALAQNHERLDIRRLAVQRLAINAQRPQVDRFNPEPTAELRETNRKIASENNQLRSWTIPQDVTEEDVATILEEKWLPWFEENQERFEYSAADKVGIFFMDTRFAKYWENLLKLDFGVSTVDRRPVFDTVMQKLPYTMTLSFFSILIAYLISVPLGIWSAYNQNTKRDQVVTIALFVLYSLPSFFTAVLLIQFFAVGRPFSWFPAGGFIGDGSENMEVLEQMGSIAWHILLPLICLTYGSLAALSRYARTGLLDVIRADYIRTARAKGLAESMVVLKHAVRNGMIPILTLLGTLLPTLVSGSIVIEFIFNIPGIGLYLYESIYMYDYNAIMACLLMSTVLTLIGLLLSDISYALVDPRITFD; this comes from the coding sequence ATGTTTACTTACATTTTAAAGCGCGTCCTGTTGATGATCCCGACGTTTACGATCATCTCGCTGATCATCTTCCTGGTGCTCAACCTGGCACCGGGCGATCCGGCGGCAGCGGCCAACCCGGACGGCACCGAGACCGTCTCGCAGGACGCTCGCGAGAGCTATCGCATCTTCAAAGAGCAGTTCAATCTGGACAAACCGATCCTGCTCAACACCCGCTACAACCTCACCATCGCCGAGGTCGAAGAGCAGCTGCGGGTTGTGGCCGACTTCCAGCGTCCGGTCTGCCCGGAAGGTGCACCGGCGGATGCCTCGTGCACCCCGGCCAATGAGCGCCCGATGTCGGCCGACATCATCGCCGCTCAGGAGCACGTGGAGAACCTGGGTAACTATGCGGTGCCGCACCTGATCGCGCTGGCGCAGAACCACGAGCGCCTCGACATCCGCCGACTGGCCGTGCAGCGCCTGGCGATCAACGCCCAGCGCCCGCAGGTTGACCGCTTCAACCCGGAGCCCACCGCCGAGCTTCGCGAGACCAACCGCAAGATCGCCTCGGAGAACAACCAGCTCCGCTCCTGGACTATCCCCCAGGACGTGACCGAGGAAGACGTCGCGACGATCCTCGAAGAGAAGTGGCTCCCCTGGTTCGAAGAGAATCAGGAGCGCTTCGAGTACTCTGCGGCCGACAAAGTGGGCATCTTCTTTATGGATACCCGCTTCGCCAAGTACTGGGAGAACCTGCTCAAGCTGGACTTCGGGGTGAGCACGGTCGACCGCCGCCCGGTCTTCGATACGGTGATGCAGAAGCTCCCCTACACGATGACCTTGAGCTTCTTCTCGATCCTCATCGCGTACCTTATCAGCGTGCCGCTGGGCATCTGGAGCGCGTACAACCAGAACACAAAACGCGACCAGGTGGTGACAATCGCGCTCTTTGTGCTCTACAGCCTGCCGAGCTTCTTTACGGCGGTTCTGCTCATCCAGTTTTTCGCGGTGGGTCGCCCCTTCTCCTGGTTCCCGGCCGGCGGCTTCATCGGCGACGGCTCGGAGAATATGGAGGTGCTTGAGCAGATGGGCTCGATTGCCTGGCACATCTTGTTGCCGCTGATCTGTCTGACCTACGGCTCGCTCGCTGCTCTGAGCCGCTATGCCCGTACCGGTCTTCTGGACGTGATCCGCGCCGACTACATCCGCACCGCCCGCGCCAAGGGTCTGGCCGAGTCGATGGTCGTGCTCAAGCACGCGGTGCGAAACGGCATGATCCCGATCCTGACGCTGCTGGGCACCCTTCTGCCGACGCTGGTGAGTGGCTCGATCGTCATCGAGTTCATCTTCAACATCCCCGGCATCGGGCTCTACCTCTATGAGAGCATCTACATGTACGACTACAACGCGATCATGGCCTGTCTGCTGATGTCGACAGTGCTCACGCTGATCGGGTTGCTGCTCTCGGATATCAGCTACGCGCTGGTCGACCCGCGCATCACCTTCGATTGA
- the rlmN gene encoding 23S rRNA (adenine(2503)-C(2))-methyltransferase RlmN, whose protein sequence is MRRERSPSIDQALEALSQGTDELGPIDLKNFSQAELKKLLAEGFGEKAFRAKQVYQWLYLHLADDFEAMTNLSKGLREQLSAKARVSPLEFDGSHTASDGTTKLTFKCDDGAVIETVFIPSEGRNTLCISSQVGCAMGCTFCYTAKMGLKRNLSTAEIVEQVVQARRRMGDVNGHIGNIVFMGMGEPLHNVDNVIRAIHILTDEQGLNFSRRKVTVSTSGLVPAIKRLGEETDVQLAISLNATTDETRGQIMPVNDRWDLQTLMAALKEFPLTNRERITFEYVMIRDLNDTLEDAQRIIELTRDIPSKINLIPFNPHPRTPFQTPPEERIDAFQKYLVDRNVGVYRRRTRGRDEMAACGQLGKPGEKEPPHVRKRLEKFRNESPANA, encoded by the coding sequence ATGCGACGCGAACGCTCCCCGAGCATCGACCAGGCGCTCGAAGCGCTGAGCCAGGGCACCGACGAACTCGGTCCCATTGACCTGAAAAACTTTAGCCAGGCCGAGCTCAAGAAGCTGCTCGCTGAGGGTTTTGGCGAGAAAGCCTTTCGCGCCAAGCAGGTCTACCAGTGGCTCTACCTGCACCTGGCCGACGACTTTGAGGCGATGACCAACCTCTCCAAAGGGCTGCGCGAGCAGCTCAGCGCGAAGGCCCGCGTCTCGCCATTGGAGTTTGACGGCTCGCATACCGCCAGCGATGGCACGACCAAGCTCACGTTTAAGTGTGACGATGGGGCGGTTATCGAGACGGTGTTCATTCCTTCGGAGGGGCGCAACACGCTGTGCATCTCCAGCCAGGTGGGCTGCGCGATGGGCTGCACCTTCTGCTACACGGCGAAGATGGGCCTAAAGCGCAACCTGAGCACAGCCGAGATCGTGGAGCAGGTCGTGCAGGCGCGCCGACGCATGGGCGATGTGAATGGCCACATCGGCAACATCGTCTTCATGGGCATGGGTGAGCCGCTGCATAACGTCGACAACGTGATTCGCGCGATCCATATCCTGACCGATGAGCAGGGGCTGAACTTCTCGCGGCGCAAGGTCACCGTGTCGACCTCCGGGCTTGTGCCGGCGATCAAACGTCTGGGCGAAGAGACCGATGTGCAGCTCGCCATCAGCCTCAACGCCACCACCGATGAGACGCGCGGGCAGATCATGCCGGTCAACGACCGCTGGGATCTTCAGACGTTGATGGCGGCGCTCAAGGAGTTTCCGCTGACCAACCGCGAGCGCATCACCTTTGAGTACGTGATGATTCGCGACTTGAACGACACGCTCGAAGACGCGCAGCGCATCATTGAGCTGACGCGGGATATCCCCTCAAAAATCAACCTCATCCCCTTCAACCCCCACCCGCGCACCCCCTTCCAGACCCCGCCGGAGGAGCGCATCGACGCGTTTCAGAAGTATCTGGTCGATCGTAACGTCGGCGTGTACCGTCGGCGCACCCGGGGGCGCGATGAGATGGCCGCCTGCGGCCAACTCGGCAAACCCGGGGAGAAAGAGCCGCCGCACGTGCGCAAGCGGCTGGAAAAGTTTCGCAATGAGAGCCCGGCCAACGCCTGA
- the sucD gene encoding succinate--CoA ligase subunit alpha → MSVMVDESTRLIVQGITGSVGSFHTEQMIEYGTNIVGGVTPGKSGQKVHGAPVFDTVAEAVAETGCNASVIYVPPPFAADAIMEAADAGVELIVAITEGVPVQDMITVVRYLKDKNVRLLGPNCPGVISPGKCKIGIMPGHIHLPGKVGVVSRSGTLTYEAVGQLTALGIGQSTCIGIGGDPINGMNFIDALELFENDPDTEAVVMIGEIGGTAEEEAAEWVQKNMSKPVAGFIAGASAPPGKRMGHAGAIISGGKGTAEEKFKAMEAAGIAVSRSPAEIGETLKKAMG, encoded by the coding sequence ATGAGTGTAATGGTAGACGAGTCCACCCGGCTGATCGTGCAAGGGATCACCGGTTCGGTCGGTAGCTTTCATACCGAACAGATGATCGAGTACGGCACCAACATCGTCGGTGGCGTGACCCCGGGCAAGAGTGGCCAGAAGGTTCACGGCGCGCCGGTCTTCGATACGGTGGCCGAGGCGGTCGCCGAGACCGGGTGCAACGCCAGCGTCATTTACGTGCCGCCCCCCTTTGCGGCCGACGCGATCATGGAAGCGGCCGACGCCGGCGTGGAGCTGATCGTGGCCATCACCGAAGGCGTGCCCGTCCAGGACATGATCACGGTGGTGCGTTACCTCAAAGACAAGAACGTGCGCCTCCTCGGTCCGAACTGCCCCGGTGTGATCAGCCCCGGTAAGTGCAAGATCGGCATTATGCCCGGTCATATTCACCTCCCGGGCAAGGTCGGCGTTGTGAGCCGCTCCGGCACGCTGACCTACGAAGCCGTCGGTCAGCTCACCGCGCTGGGCATCGGTCAGAGCACCTGCATCGGTATCGGTGGCGACCCGATCAACGGCATGAACTTCATCGACGCGCTCGAGCTCTTCGAGAACGACCCGGACACCGAAGCCGTCGTCATGATTGGCGAGATCGGTGGCACGGCCGAAGAAGAAGCCGCCGAATGGGTTCAGAAGAACATGAGCAAGCCTGTGGCGGGCTTCATCGCCGGCGCCTCGGCCCCTCCCGGAAAGCGCATGGGACACGCCGGCGCGATCATCTCCGGTGGCAAAGGCACTGCCGAAGAGAAGTTCAAGGCCATGGAAGCCGCCGGCATCGCCGTCTCGCGCTCGCCGGCCGAGATCGGCGAGACCCTCAAGAAAGCGATGGGCTGA
- the aspS gene encoding aspartate--tRNA ligase: MSTFLDQHKRTHMCGELSESQIGQTVTLVGWVASHRDLGGMVFVDLRDRTGICQLRFDPDLDDETLTRAGQLRSEWCVAIIGEVVSRGENVNEDRSTGAVEVVVKTLEVFSEAKTPPFAIRDDCDANENLRLEYRYLDLRRPMLQRSLLTRSKVYSLTRNYLTSQGFGEFETPVLTRSTPEGARDYLVPSRVHPGKFFALPQSPQIFKQLLMVSGFDRYFQIVKCFRDEDLRADRQPEFTQIDMELSFVTAEDVMKVCEGLIKSIFEGTLDIEINLPFERMAYAEAMRRFGVDNPDLRFGMEISDVSELVATSDFKVFSATVAAGNTVRGLCIKGGADTLSRKDINGLEDTVKVYGAKGLAWAKVGDGEWSGSIAKFFDDAARTAIEQKMGAEAGDLIVFVADRESVVNPALGNLRKQLGKDLGLADPNAFRFVWITEFPMFEADEEEGRLYAMHHPFTSPLPEDFEKLKTDPLSVRAQAYDLVLNGNEIGGGSIRIHRQDVQNNVFELLGLSQEEANEKFGFLLKALTYGTPPHGGIAFGVDRLVMLLTGAASLRDVIAFPKTTRAADLMSEAPSAVDAAQLDELSLSVSAKAARTEQETEQ; the protein is encoded by the coding sequence GTGAGTACCTTCCTCGATCAGCACAAGCGCACCCATATGTGTGGCGAGCTCAGCGAGAGCCAGATCGGTCAGACCGTCACCCTGGTCGGCTGGGTCGCCAGCCACCGTGACCTTGGCGGAATGGTCTTTGTCGATCTTCGCGACCGCACCGGCATCTGCCAGCTGCGCTTTGATCCGGATCTGGACGACGAGACGCTCACCCGCGCCGGCCAGCTCCGCTCGGAGTGGTGCGTGGCGATCATCGGGGAGGTGGTCAGCCGTGGCGAGAACGTCAACGAAGATCGCTCCACCGGCGCCGTTGAGGTCGTGGTGAAGACGCTTGAGGTCTTCTCTGAAGCCAAAACTCCGCCCTTTGCCATCCGCGACGATTGCGACGCCAACGAAAACCTGCGCCTTGAGTACCGCTACCTGGATCTTCGCCGCCCGATGCTGCAGCGCTCGCTGCTCACGCGCAGCAAGGTCTACTCGCTCACCCGCAATTACCTCACCTCGCAGGGGTTCGGGGAGTTTGAGACGCCGGTGCTCACCCGCTCCACCCCGGAGGGCGCGCGCGACTATCTCGTGCCCAGCCGCGTACACCCGGGCAAGTTCTTCGCGCTGCCGCAGTCCCCGCAGATCTTTAAGCAGCTTCTGATGGTCTCCGGCTTCGACCGCTACTTCCAGATCGTCAAATGCTTCCGCGACGAAGACCTGCGCGCCGACCGCCAGCCGGAGTTCACCCAGATCGATATGGAGCTCTCCTTTGTGACCGCCGAAGACGTGATGAAGGTCTGTGAGGGCCTCATCAAGTCGATCTTCGAGGGCACGCTGGACATCGAAATCAACCTCCCCTTTGAGCGTATGGCCTACGCCGAGGCGATGCGCCGCTTTGGTGTCGATAACCCCGATCTTCGATTCGGCATGGAGATCAGCGACGTCAGCGAGCTTGTGGCGACAAGCGACTTTAAGGTCTTCAGCGCTACCGTCGCCGCCGGCAACACCGTGCGTGGCCTCTGCATCAAGGGCGGCGCCGACACGCTCAGCCGCAAAGACATCAACGGGCTGGAAGACACCGTTAAAGTCTACGGCGCCAAAGGCCTGGCCTGGGCCAAGGTGGGCGATGGCGAGTGGAGCGGCTCGATCGCCAAATTCTTCGACGACGCCGCCCGCACGGCCATCGAGCAGAAGATGGGCGCCGAGGCCGGCGACCTCATCGTGTTCGTGGCCGACCGCGAGTCGGTGGTCAACCCCGCGCTGGGCAACCTGCGTAAGCAGCTCGGAAAAGACCTCGGCCTGGCCGACCCCAACGCCTTCCGCTTTGTGTGGATCACCGAGTTCCCGATGTTCGAGGCCGACGAAGAAGAGGGGCGTCTCTACGCGATGCACCACCCCTTCACCAGCCCGCTGCCCGAAGATTTTGAGAAGCTCAAGACCGACCCGCTCTCGGTGCGCGCGCAGGCCTACGACCTGGTGCTCAACGGCAACGAGATCGGCGGTGGCTCGATCCGTATTCACCGCCAGGACGTGCAGAACAACGTCTTTGAGCTCCTGGGGCTCTCGCAGGAAGAGGCCAACGAGAAGTTCGGATTCTTGCTCAAGGCGCTCACCTACGGCACCCCGCCCCACGGCGGCATCGCCTTCGGCGTGGACCGCCTGGTGATGTTGCTCACCGGCGCGGCCAGCCTGCGCGACGTCATCGCCTTCCCGAAGACCACGCGCGCGGCCGACCTGATGTCGGAAGCCCCCAGCGCCGTCGACGCCGCTCAGCTCGACGAGCTCAGCCTGAGCGTCAGCGCAAAAGCCGCCCGCACGGAACAAGAAACCGAACAATAA